A single window of Kitasatospora sp. HUAS MG31 DNA harbors:
- a CDS encoding MFS transporter, translating to MTTASPTSVDPTPAPLDDPAGGVLSGPYRALTLGIVSVVLLLAFEATAVNTAMPVAARELHGLGLYAFAFSGYFTTTLFALVVSGQWCDRRGPLAPLFTGIAVFGAGLVTAGTAAGMWLFVAGRAIQGLGGGLVIVALYVVVGRAFPERLRPAVFAAFSAAWVLPSILGPVISGAVTQHLGWRWVFLAVPALILLPLAVMGPALRRTERGQDPLPATPYDRRRTLLAATAAVGAGLLQYGGQRLDAVALLPAAAGAALLFPAVVRLLPRGTLRAARGLPTVILLRGVAAGAFFAAEAFIPLMMVTQRNLSPTLAGLTLTSGGLSWALGSWLQGRPWADRHREALIRLGFVMTAVSIAGAALVLVPAAPVWTAAAAWAVGGVGMGLAVASISVLMMKLSAPEETGANSAAVQLSDALGNVLLIGLAGVLFAALGGGSVAAVRSGPTPAGAFAVIFVVMAGVALAGAAVSGRTAAAKA from the coding sequence ATGACCACAGCCTCCCCCACCTCGGTCGACCCCACGCCCGCACCCCTCGACGACCCCGCCGGCGGTGTGCTCAGCGGCCCGTACCGCGCGCTGACGCTGGGGATCGTCTCGGTGGTCCTGCTGCTGGCCTTCGAGGCCACGGCGGTGAACACCGCGATGCCGGTCGCGGCCAGGGAACTGCACGGCCTCGGCCTGTACGCCTTCGCCTTCTCCGGCTACTTCACCACCACGCTGTTCGCCCTGGTGGTCTCCGGCCAGTGGTGCGACCGGCGCGGGCCGCTGGCGCCGCTGTTCACCGGCATCGCGGTGTTCGGCGCCGGCCTGGTGACCGCCGGGACGGCCGCCGGTATGTGGCTGTTCGTGGCCGGCCGGGCGATCCAGGGCCTGGGCGGCGGCCTGGTCATCGTCGCCCTGTACGTGGTGGTCGGCCGGGCCTTCCCGGAGCGGCTGCGGCCTGCCGTGTTCGCGGCCTTCTCGGCGGCCTGGGTGCTGCCCTCCATCCTCGGCCCGGTGATCTCCGGCGCGGTCACCCAGCACCTCGGCTGGCGCTGGGTGTTCCTCGCCGTCCCCGCCCTGATCCTGCTGCCGCTCGCCGTGATGGGCCCGGCGCTGCGCCGTACCGAGCGCGGCCAGGACCCGCTGCCCGCCACCCCGTACGACCGGCGGCGCACGCTCCTCGCGGCGACGGCCGCGGTCGGCGCCGGGCTGCTGCAGTACGGCGGCCAGCGGCTGGACGCGGTGGCGCTGCTGCCCGCGGCGGCGGGGGCGGCCCTGCTGTTCCCGGCGGTGGTGCGGCTGCTGCCGCGCGGCACGCTGCGGGCGGCCCGCGGGCTGCCGACGGTGATCCTGCTGCGCGGGGTGGCGGCGGGCGCCTTCTTCGCGGCGGAGGCGTTCATCCCGCTGATGATGGTGACCCAGCGGAACCTGTCGCCGACGCTCGCCGGCCTGACCCTGACCAGCGGCGGGCTCTCCTGGGCGCTCGGCTCCTGGCTGCAGGGCCGGCCCTGGGCGGACCGGCACCGGGAGGCACTGATCCGGCTGGGCTTCGTCATGACCGCGGTGTCGATCGCCGGCGCGGCCCTGGTGCTGGTGCCCGCGGCGCCGGTCTGGACGGCGGCGGCCGCCTGGGCGGTCGGCGGGGTGGGCATGGGGCTGGCGGTGGCCAGCATCAGCGTGCTGATGATGAAGCTGTCGGCGCCGGAGGAGACCGGCGCCAACTCGGCGGCCGTCCAGCTCAGCGACGCCCTGGGGAACGTGCTGCTGATCGGCCTGGCCGGGGTGCTGTTCGCGGCGCTGGGCGGCGGCTCGGTGGCCGCCGTCCGGAGCGGGCCGACCCCGGCGGGGGCCTTCGCGGTGATCTTCGTGGTGATGGCCGGCGTGGCACTGGCGGGCGCGGCGGTCTCCGGACGGACGGCGGCGGCCAAGGCCTAG
- a CDS encoding DMT family transporter yields the protein MAWVVLIVAGLLETVWAVALEAAKGFSRAVPTALFAVALALSMGGLAYAMRSIPLGTGYAVWVGIGALGTALYGMLALGDAVSAARITCLVLILAGVVGLKLLH from the coding sequence ATGGCCTGGGTGGTACTGATCGTCGCCGGCCTGCTGGAGACCGTCTGGGCGGTCGCCCTGGAAGCGGCCAAGGGGTTCTCGCGGGCCGTCCCGACCGCGCTGTTCGCGGTGGCGCTCGCCCTGTCGATGGGCGGCCTGGCGTACGCGATGCGGAGCATCCCGCTGGGCACCGGCTACGCCGTCTGGGTGGGCATCGGAGCACTCGGCACGGCCCTGTACGGGATGCTCGCGCTCGGTGACGCGGTCTCCGCGGCCCGGATCACCTGTCTGGTCCTGATCCTCGCCGGCGTGGTGGGCCTCAAACTGCTGCACTGA
- a CDS encoding DUF427 domain-containing protein, with amino-acid sequence MDTFGQQHGQPHGQKLGQQDGQAHRPRVEPCAKRIRAFLGGRPVLDTVRARLVWEHPAFPAYYVPVADVGPGLLTPTGRTSSRPGLGEGRLFTLASGGRTVKDAAWRYEDSPVEELRELVRFSWRALDAWFEEDEEVYTHPRDPYKRIDILPSSRQVGIELDGVVVAESGHPSLLFETGLPVRYYLPRTDVRADLLEPGTRTTHCPYKGAAEHLSVRVGDELHQDVAWTYRTPLPESQRIAGLVAFYDERADIHVDGVLQPRPHTPFS; translated from the coding sequence ATGGACACCTTCGGACAGCAGCACGGGCAGCCGCACGGGCAGAAGCTCGGGCAGCAGGATGGGCAGGCGCACCGGCCGCGGGTCGAGCCGTGCGCCAAGCGGATCCGCGCCTTCCTCGGCGGCCGGCCGGTGCTCGACACCGTGCGGGCCAGGCTGGTGTGGGAGCACCCGGCCTTCCCCGCGTACTACGTCCCGGTCGCCGACGTCGGCCCCGGGCTGCTGACCCCGACCGGCCGGACCAGCTCCCGGCCGGGCCTCGGCGAGGGCCGGCTGTTCACCCTCGCCTCCGGCGGCCGGACGGTGAAGGACGCGGCCTGGCGGTACGAGGACTCCCCCGTCGAGGAGCTGCGGGAGCTGGTCCGGTTCTCCTGGCGGGCGCTGGACGCCTGGTTCGAGGAGGACGAGGAGGTGTACACCCACCCGCGGGACCCGTACAAGCGGATCGACATCCTGCCGTCCTCCCGGCAGGTCGGGATCGAGCTGGACGGCGTGGTGGTGGCCGAGAGCGGCCACCCGTCCCTGCTGTTCGAGACGGGCCTGCCGGTCCGGTACTACCTGCCCCGCACGGACGTCCGGGCCGACCTCCTGGAGCCCGGCACCCGGACCACCCACTGCCCGTACAAGGGCGCGGCCGAGCACCTCTCCGTCCGGGTGGGCGACGAACTGCACCAGGACGTCGCCTGGACGTACCGGACCCCGCTGCCCGAGAGCCAGCGGATCGCCGGGCTGGTCGCGTTCTACGACGAGCGGGCGGACATCCACGTGGACGGGGTGCTGCAACCGCGTCCGCACACGCCCTTCAGCTGA
- a CDS encoding WXG100 family type VII secretion target gives MAGNRFDDYDLIPLKNMIGNSQPDQIHAVAEHWKNVHEELQQAASDLRAAIDHATSHWEGAAAQGFAKKGGDLQTSLVNTAAHAQNTSNAMQYAGDALAQSRDVMNSIKVPGFWDRVGKTLEDGFAESDAAFRADLRTMDRTAAVDKHASELSATEVAHQYAIAVMEHLAPQYEEAAKYMKAPDDNGGDINGGDGYPGKPTQPTPPGFLPPKPPTPRYPDGPPSTGDKPGGGQPNRPDIQDPRSPGIPPTDPRNPTVPPIGTPESPMPTRPGTDLNSLPPADTQPGRTTVPPIHSGGGINPPGGGGGGGGGGGFPGGGGFPGGGLIPGGGSRPGGGGIPGGGTGRGGIAGGSGGAGGGSAGRGGAGAGGAGAAGAGAGQGKAGASGAPGMGGGMGGGMGGGGARGGAGGKSSGLVRREGGAFGAAKPGNASGRAFTEGGSGLGKGRGQAGAGAGGAGGMHGGAPGSAAGNKKKGKDGHRPDYLVEDEETWRGGSALPPVIE, from the coding sequence ATGGCCGGCAACCGGTTCGACGACTACGACCTCATCCCGCTGAAGAACATGATCGGGAACTCCCAGCCCGACCAGATCCACGCGGTCGCCGAGCACTGGAAGAACGTCCACGAGGAGCTCCAGCAGGCCGCCTCGGACCTGCGCGCCGCCATCGACCACGCTACCTCCCACTGGGAGGGGGCGGCTGCTCAGGGGTTCGCCAAGAAGGGTGGTGACCTCCAGACCAGCCTGGTGAACACCGCCGCTCACGCGCAGAACACCTCCAATGCCATGCAGTACGCCGGCGACGCCCTCGCGCAGAGCCGTGACGTCATGAACAGCATCAAGGTCCCCGGCTTCTGGGACCGGGTCGGCAAGACCCTGGAGGACGGCTTCGCGGAGTCGGACGCCGCCTTCCGCGCGGACCTCAGGACCATGGACCGTACGGCGGCCGTGGACAAGCACGCCTCCGAGCTGTCGGCGACCGAGGTGGCGCACCAGTACGCCATCGCCGTCATGGAGCACCTGGCGCCTCAGTACGAAGAAGCGGCCAAGTACATGAAGGCTCCGGACGACAATGGCGGGGACATCAACGGCGGTGACGGCTACCCGGGCAAGCCCACCCAGCCCACGCCCCCCGGCTTCCTGCCCCCGAAGCCGCCGACCCCGCGCTACCCCGACGGTCCGCCGTCGACGGGTGACAAGCCCGGTGGCGGTCAGCCGAACCGGCCGGACATCCAGGACCCGCGGAGCCCCGGCATCCCGCCGACGGATCCCCGGAACCCCACTGTCCCGCCGATCGGTACGCCGGAGAGCCCGATGCCGACGCGGCCCGGTACGGACCTCAACAGCCTGCCGCCGGCCGACACGCAGCCCGGCCGTACCACCGTCCCGCCCATCCACAGCGGCGGCGGGATCAACCCGCCGGGTGGCGGTGGTGGCGGTGGCGGCGGCGGTGGCTTCCCGGGTGGCGGTGGCTTCCCCGGTGGCGGCCTCATCCCGGGCGGCGGCTCCCGTCCCGGTGGCGGTGGCATCCCCGGTGGTGGCACGGGCCGCGGCGGTATCGCCGGTGGTAGCGGCGGCGCCGGCGGTGGTTCGGCCGGCCGCGGTGGTGCGGGTGCCGGCGGCGCGGGTGCCGCGGGTGCCGGTGCCGGCCAGGGCAAGGCCGGCGCCTCGGGCGCGCCCGGTATGGGCGGTGGCATGGGCGGCGGTATGGGCGGCGGCGGTGCCCGTGGCGGCGCCGGCGGCAAGAGCAGCGGCCTAGTCCGTCGCGAGGGCGGCGCGTTCGGTGCCGCCAAGCCGGGCAACGCCAGTGGCCGTGCCTTCACCGAGGGCGGTTCGGGCCTGGGCAAGGGCCGTGGCCAGGCCGGTGCGGGCGCCGGTGGCGCCGGCGGGATGCACGGCGGTGCCCCGGGCTCGGCGGCCGGCAACAAGAAGAAGGGCAAGGACGGTCACCGTCCCGACTACCTGGTCGAGGACGAGGAGACCTGGCGTGGAGGCTCCGCCCTCCCGCCGGTGATCGAGTGA
- a CDS encoding S8 family serine peptidase, whose translation MTLTRAVRVLAATALSSALLLSAAPTASADGIRDDQWAEKYFDLQKVWSVTKGDGIKVAVIDSGVDANNPDLTGQVLPGFDQSGRGLNTKPTVGHGTGVASVIAGHGHGDNDGILGLAPGVKILPAYKGDANDKDVIPEAIRWAVDNGAKVINISQTLTGPGLKFPDALAYAASHDVLVVAGTGNDGTSVGSPANRPGVLAVGATDKTSTVWAKSNYGPEVMLTAPGVKVITAGSCDGGANPYCMGEGTSISTAFVSATAALVRAKYPNLTAGQVANRLVKSAMVPPALKGAKLPDAKYGYGIVRPYEALTQDIPAGPEQGPLAAVSATSASPTTKASGGATNAPDGSTAKPAPALPEPETEKSSSSTPLILAAVAVVVVVLLIIIAVTVSGRKRRAQAQLPPQQMGQPPHGGAPGWPPAQQPYGNQAPPPGYSPQQPHQPYQNNPYQNGGQ comes from the coding sequence ATGACGCTGACCAGAGCCGTGCGGGTGCTCGCCGCCACCGCACTGTCGAGCGCACTGCTGCTGAGCGCGGCACCCACTGCTTCGGCGGACGGGATCCGGGACGACCAGTGGGCGGAGAAGTACTTCGACCTGCAGAAGGTCTGGTCGGTCACCAAGGGCGACGGCATCAAGGTCGCGGTCATCGACAGCGGAGTCGACGCCAACAATCCCGACCTCACGGGTCAGGTGCTGCCGGGCTTCGACCAGAGCGGTCGCGGCCTCAACACCAAGCCGACGGTGGGGCACGGCACCGGCGTCGCGAGCGTGATCGCCGGGCACGGCCACGGGGACAACGACGGCATCCTCGGTCTGGCCCCGGGCGTCAAGATCCTTCCCGCCTACAAGGGTGACGCCAACGACAAGGACGTGATCCCCGAGGCGATCCGCTGGGCGGTCGACAACGGCGCCAAGGTCATCAACATCTCGCAGACCCTGACCGGCCCGGGACTGAAGTTCCCTGACGCGCTCGCCTACGCGGCCAGCCACGATGTCCTCGTCGTCGCGGGCACGGGCAACGACGGTACGTCGGTGGGCAGCCCGGCCAATCGGCCCGGCGTCCTGGCGGTCGGCGCGACGGACAAGACCTCCACCGTCTGGGCGAAGTCGAACTACGGCCCCGAGGTGATGCTCACCGCTCCAGGCGTGAAGGTCATCACGGCTGGCTCCTGTGACGGTGGTGCGAATCCGTACTGCATGGGCGAAGGTACGTCGATCTCCACCGCGTTCGTGTCGGCCACCGCGGCTCTGGTGCGAGCCAAGTACCCAAACTTGACGGCAGGCCAGGTGGCCAATCGCCTGGTCAAGTCGGCGATGGTGCCGCCCGCACTGAAGGGCGCCAAGCTGCCCGATGCCAAGTACGGGTACGGCATCGTCCGCCCCTATGAGGCGCTGACCCAGGACATTCCTGCCGGTCCCGAGCAGGGGCCACTGGCGGCGGTCTCCGCAACGAGCGCCAGCCCGACGACGAAGGCGAGTGGCGGGGCGACCAATGCGCCTGACGGCAGCACCGCCAAGCCCGCTCCGGCTCTTCCCGAGCCCGAGACGGAGAAGTCCTCCTCGTCGACCCCGCTCATCCTGGCCGCCGTGGCCGTCGTCGTCGTGGTCCTGCTCATCATCATCGCCGTGACGGTCTCGGGTCGGAAGCGCCGCGCCCAGGCGCAGCTCCCGCCCCAGCAGATGGGCCAGCCGCCCCACGGCGGAGCCCCGGGCTGGCCGCCGGCCCAGCAGCCGTACGGCAACCAGGCGCCGCCGCCCGGCTACTCGCCGCAGCAGCCCCACCAGCCGTACCAGAACAACCCGTACCAGAACGGTGGCCAGTGA